One segment of Streptomyces sp. NBC_01463 DNA contains the following:
- a CDS encoding DUF6292 family protein — protein sequence MRARTGPGRCAAGAHLADVATALHRAGWTTTEAVPDVQHPADEQVVAVLVLDAEHAPAPVLVWDERHGWRTATSRRHPVARGAVIPPEGEDVRYLAEGTTPTPGDVVTALTP from the coding sequence GTGCGCGCCCGAACGGGCCCCGGCCGCTGCGCGGCAGGGGCGCACCTAGCCGACGTTGCCACCGCCCTGCACCGAGCCGGCTGGACCACCACCGAGGCCGTGCCCGACGTCCAGCACCCCGCCGACGAACAGGTCGTCGCCGTGCTCGTCCTCGATGCCGAGCACGCCCCGGCCCCTGTCCTGGTGTGGGACGAGCGGCACGGGTGGCGCACCGCGACATCCCGCCGACACCCCGTCGCCCGGGGCGCCGTTATCCCTCCGGAGGGCGAGGATGTGCGCTACCTCGCGGAAGGCACCACGCCGACGCCCGGCGACGTCGTCACCGCCCTCACCCCCTGA